A single genomic interval of Stieleria maiorica harbors:
- a CDS encoding ABC transporter permease, translated as MSAPTVFRVSIRSFDLVRLAVARVTGWVWYWTGNLGELFFDRFGRLSAIASVLWASLALAVHPGSWTYPVRNMFSKQVLFTAVDAIPAALRFGGAVGVLLIVQAAMWTDAAGATTEIVAPILWRSIVREIAPLLSCLVVIGRSGIAISTELATMRASGEVEVIDSMGIDPMTFLVMPRVLAVMISVFCLAIITAVTMVVTGYAVGFMMDAIHTSWNDFYGEIASNFELSDLTFFLSKTMIAGGFAGAICCLEGVNARGSMTDVPRIASRAGIRALTAVFAVSAILSILFYNKILVFQFG; from the coding sequence TTGTCAGCACCGACCGTGTTTCGCGTTTCCATCCGCTCCTTCGATCTCGTTCGCTTGGCCGTGGCTCGCGTCACCGGTTGGGTCTGGTATTGGACGGGAAACCTGGGTGAATTGTTCTTCGACCGCTTCGGCCGACTGTCGGCAATCGCCTCGGTCTTGTGGGCGTCCTTGGCCTTGGCTGTCCATCCGGGATCGTGGACGTATCCGGTCCGCAATATGTTTTCCAAACAGGTGCTGTTCACCGCGGTCGACGCCATCCCCGCGGCGCTTCGATTCGGAGGGGCCGTGGGCGTGTTGCTGATCGTGCAAGCGGCGATGTGGACCGATGCCGCGGGCGCGACGACTGAAATCGTCGCACCGATCCTTTGGCGCTCGATCGTTCGCGAAATCGCTCCGCTGCTGTCATGTCTGGTGGTGATCGGGCGCAGCGGAATCGCGATCAGCACCGAATTGGCGACGATGCGGGCCAGCGGCGAGGTCGAAGTGATCGATTCGATGGGGATCGACCCGATGACGTTTTTGGTGATGCCGCGCGTCTTGGCAGTCATGATCAGCGTCTTTTGCCTGGCGATCATCACGGCAGTGACGATGGTCGTGACCGGTTATGCGGTGGGGTTCATGATGGATGCGATTCACACCAGCTGGAACGACTTTTATGGTGAAATCGCCAGCAACTTTGAACTGAGCGATCTGACGTTCTTCTTGTCCAAAACCATGATCGCGGGCGGCTTTGCCGGTGCGATTTGCTGTTTGGAAGGTGTCAACGCCCGCGGTTCAATGACGGATGTGCCACGGATCGCCAGCCGCGCAGGGATCCGGGCGCTGACCGCCGTGTTTGCGGTTTCTGCAATCCTGTCGATCCTGTTCTATAACAAGATCCTCGTTTTCCAATTCGGATAA
- a CDS encoding ATP-binding cassette domain-containing protein, with protein sequence MTGDAITTEPPAPQWELAAPILEFHDVNFKGTGETSIQMKRFTGALRSGELVEVELERHHNPRDLVSMMLGLNPPDAGEVLYDRQDWLGTDYPRHFQMRSEIGRVFAGSAWVQSLTLRDNIQLPMRHHGIAETAAKKKVAHWIRRLTGHQRAKVKWALKKRPNVVEPSVLQLCQLVRAVANGPRLLILERPLRFLPESLYDRFVSAMDDLRDAGTAILFFAGDRDEYQLKFRKPVNHWRIVDGAIDTHGRRRP encoded by the coding sequence GTGACCGGCGACGCAATCACGACCGAACCACCGGCCCCGCAATGGGAGTTGGCTGCACCGATCCTGGAGTTCCACGATGTGAATTTCAAAGGAACCGGTGAAACGTCGATTCAAATGAAGCGGTTCACGGGAGCCCTCCGGTCGGGCGAGTTGGTTGAAGTAGAACTTGAGCGGCATCACAACCCCCGCGACTTGGTTTCGATGATGCTGGGATTGAACCCACCGGATGCCGGCGAGGTGCTGTACGACCGCCAAGATTGGTTGGGGACGGATTATCCGCGACACTTTCAAATGCGGAGCGAAATCGGACGGGTGTTTGCCGGATCGGCATGGGTCCAAAGTCTGACGCTGCGTGACAACATCCAATTGCCGATGCGACATCACGGCATCGCGGAAACCGCCGCGAAGAAAAAGGTGGCTCACTGGATCCGGCGTCTGACGGGACATCAGCGTGCCAAGGTCAAATGGGCCCTCAAAAAACGTCCCAACGTCGTCGAGCCGTCGGTGCTGCAACTTTGTCAATTGGTCCGCGCGGTCGCCAACGGTCCGCGACTGTTGATCCTGGAACGCCCCCTGCGCTTCCTGCCGGAATCGTTGTACGACAGGTTCGTTTCCGCGATGGACGATCTGCGTGATGCCGGGACGGCGATCTTGTTCTTCGCAGGCGACCGCGACGAGTACCAGCTGAAGTTTCGCAAACCGGTCAATCACTGGCGAATCGTCGACGGGGCGATAGACACCCACGGGAGGCGTCGGCCATGA
- a CDS encoding MlaD family protein translates to MNEPYRLRYVNQIVGVFLIVVFILSIVISVRFTSGLAVKKDLFYIHVPEDMAAQLRTGTEVIILGETVGQVDALDYVVDDDLVRVTLAINSKQSDQITTESEVTLDRKYGVGPAVVRIRRNRPEGQTDPPKRLLPGQTITRIQEQDDQVDRMAGEIEAAGNSIDNAARQLQKSLGESIDPAFRTTEETFESLRLTSDAIRPEAVQTLAQLRETTENLESELTRLARRVDQLVDGDIRTTIQRIQDSATAATDAAESVETLAANIDAKSDKANADVATTLATLRETARLIQRLTNETREIVTIVRGEAEELPGTTQRVNDTVEDTQELVGDIQDHWLLRRYRERKSPTQQLSPSAVRGGGVR, encoded by the coding sequence ATGAATGAACCCTATCGCTTGCGTTACGTCAATCAGATTGTCGGTGTCTTTTTGATCGTCGTCTTTATCCTCTCGATCGTCATCTCGGTCCGCTTCACCAGCGGTTTGGCGGTGAAAAAGGATCTGTTTTACATCCATGTCCCCGAAGACATGGCGGCTCAATTGCGGACCGGAACCGAGGTGATCATCTTGGGCGAAACGGTCGGCCAAGTCGACGCGTTGGACTACGTCGTCGATGACGACTTGGTCCGCGTGACGTTGGCGATCAATTCAAAACAAAGCGATCAGATCACCACCGAGAGCGAAGTGACGTTGGACCGCAAGTATGGCGTCGGCCCCGCGGTGGTGCGAATTCGTCGCAATCGCCCCGAAGGCCAAACGGATCCGCCGAAACGACTATTGCCGGGCCAAACGATCACGCGAATTCAGGAACAGGACGACCAAGTCGACCGGATGGCGGGCGAAATCGAGGCGGCCGGAAACTCGATCGACAACGCCGCCAGGCAACTACAAAAATCGCTCGGCGAAAGCATCGACCCGGCCTTCCGCACGACCGAGGAGACCTTCGAATCACTGAGGCTGACCAGCGACGCCATCCGCCCGGAAGCCGTCCAAACGTTGGCCCAGCTTCGTGAGACGACCGAAAACCTGGAATCCGAATTGACTCGCCTGGCAAGACGCGTCGATCAATTGGTCGACGGCGACATCCGAACCACCATCCAGCGAATCCAGGACTCCGCCACCGCGGCGACCGACGCGGCCGAAAGTGTCGAAACCCTGGCGGCCAACATCGACGCCAAAAGTGACAAGGCAAACGCAGATGTTGCCACAACACTCGCAACGCTGCGCGAAACCGCGCGGTTGATTCAGCGACTGACAAACGAGACGCGCGAGATCGTCACCATCGTCCGCGGCGAAGCCGAAGAATTGCCGGGAACCACCCAACGCGTCAACGATACCGTCGAGGACACGCAAGAGTTGGTCGGCGACATCCAAGACCACTGGCTGCTGAGACGCTATCGCGAGCGCAAGTCACCGACCCAACAATTGTCTCCGTCGGCGGTTCGCGGTGGAGGCGTTCGCTGA